One segment of Solanum lycopersicum chromosome 1, SLM_r2.1 DNA contains the following:
- the LOC138342198 gene encoding uncharacterized protein has product MMFETDIFSGRNKFNVWKIQMMALLRREGSIHAINENYPNKTSNFDKEKIEGDAFSMHFEGYRSDEVSGIFVRGHTGQQGRSKSKYRTKSSSYSSEVYGNKWVLDTGCTFHMTFRIDWFSNYIISRGTSLMGNNATYKIVGIGSVRVCFHDEIVRTIKEVRRVPDLKKNLISLATLDK; this is encoded by the exons atgaTGTTTGAAACTGATATATTTAGTGGTCGCAACAAATTCAATGTCTGGAAGATCCAGATGATGGCGTTATTGCGGAGGGAAGGTTCAATCCATGCTATTAATGAAAATTACCCTAATAAGACATCGAATTTCGACAAGGAAAAGATTGAAGGAGATGCATTTAGT ATGCATTTTGAAGGATACAGAAGTGACGAAGTTAGTGGAATCTTTGTAAGAGGTCATACTGGCCAACAGGGAAGGAGCAAATCGAAGTACAGAACAAAGTCTT CATCATATAGTAGTGAAGTTTATGGCAACAAATGGGTCTTAGACACTGGTTGTACTTTTCATATGACATTCCGAATAGATTGGTTCAGCAACTATATAATAAGTAGGGGAACTTCATTAATGGGCAATAATGCAACTTATAAAATAGTTGGCATTGGTTCAGTTCGTGTATGCTTCCATGATGAAATTGTGAGGACTATTAAAGAAGTCCGCCGTGTTCCTGATTTGAAGAAGAATTTGATCTCCCTGGCTACTTTGGATAAATAA